The Thermus hydrothermalis nucleotide sequence CGGGTGGAGGTGAAGGGCAAGCTCTACACCCCCGAGGAGATCAGCGCCATGATCCTCCGCAAGCTGGTGGAGGACGCCTCCAAGAAGCTTGGGGAGAGGATCACCAAAGCGGTGATCACCGTACCCGCCTACTTCAACAACGCCCAGCGGGAGGCCACGGCCAACGCCGGGCGCATCGCCGGGCTCGAGGTCCTGCGCATCATCAACGAGCCCACCGCCGCCGCCCTGGCCTACGGCCTGGACAAGAAGGGGAACGAAACCGTCCTCGTCTTTGACCTGGGGGGCGGCACCTTTGACGTCACCATCCTGGAGATCGGCGAGGGCGTGTTTGAGGTGAAGGCCACCTCCGGGGACACCCACCTGGGCGGGAGCGACATGGACCACGCCATCGTCAACTGGGTGGCGGAGGAGTTCAAGAAGGAGTACGGGGTGGACCTGCGGGCGGACCGCCAGGCCCTGCAACGCCTCATTGAGGCGGCGGAGAAGGCCAAGATTGAGCTCTCCAGCATGACGGAAACCACCATCAGCCTCCCCTTCATCGCCCTGGACCCCGCCAGCAAGACCCCCCTGCACCTGGAGAAGAAGCTCACCCGGGCCAAGTTTGAGGAGCTCATTGAGCCCCTCCTGAAGCGCCTCCGGGGCCCCGTGGAGCAGGCCTTGAAGGACGCCGGCCTCTCCCCGAACCAGATTGACGAGGTGATCCTGGTGGGCGGGGCCACCCGGGTGCCCGCGGTGCAAAGGGTGGTGAAGGAGCTCTTGGGCAAGGAGCCCAACCGCTCCGTGAACCCCGACGAGGTGGTGGCCATGGGGGCCGCCATCCAGGCGGGCGTGCTCATGGGCGAGGTGCGGGACGTGGTCCTCCTGGACGTCACCCCCCTGTCCTTGGGCGTGGAAACCAAGGGCGGGGTGATGACCGTCCTCATCCCCCGGAACACCACCATCCCCACCCGCAAGTGCGAGATCTTCACCACGGCGGAGCACAACCAGACCGCCGTGGAGATCCACGTCCTCCAGGGCGAGCGCCCCATGGCCGCCGACAACAAGAGCCTAGGCCGCTTCCGCCTCGAGGGCATCCCCCCCATGCCCGCCGGGGTGCCGCAGATTGAGGTCTGCTTTGACATTGACGCCAACGGCATCCTCCACGTCACGGCCCGGGAGAAGTCCACGGGCAAGGAAGCCTCCATCACCATCCAGAACACCACCACCCTCTCCGAAGAGGAGATCCAGCGCATCATTGAGGAGGCTAAGCGCCACGCCGAGGAGGACCGGCGGCGCAAGGAGCACGCCGAGCTCAAGAACACCCTGGACTCCGCCCGCGTCCAAGCAGAAAGGGTCCTCTCCGAGAAGCAGGGTACCCCCGAGGCCAAGGCCCGCCTCGAGGCGGCCATCCAAAAGGCCAAGGAACTGGTGGAGCGGGACGCCCCCGACCCCGAGCTCAAGGCGGCCACGGAGGAGCTCTTGAAGGCGGTGGAGGCCTACGAGAAGGGGGCCACGGCGGCAAGCGGCAAGGGCCCGGACGACGTGATTGACGCCGATTACAAGCCGGCGGAGTAGGGGTAAACCGCTAGGCCCCGCCCCCACGGGCGGGGCCCCCCACCCTCGGGAGGAAAGATGGAAGAGAGGAAAGAAAGCGCTCTAGAACAAGACCTCCAGGCGATGGAGAAGGAGGCGGAAGCTTTAGAAAGCCGCCTCCAAGCGGCGGAGGAAGAGCTTAAGCGCTTCAAGGACCAGTACCTCCGCCTCCTCGCCGACTTTGACAACTACCGCAAGCGCATGGAGGAAGAGCTTAGGCTTCGGGAACGGGAAGGGGTTTTGAAGGCGGTGCGGGCGCTCCTCCCCATCCTGGACGACCTGGAACGGGCCCTGGAGTTCGCCGAGGCCAGGCCAGAAAGCATCCTCCAAGGGGTGAAGGCCGTGCGGGAAGGCTTTTTCCGCATCCTGGCCGGGCTTGGGGTGGAGGAGGTGCCTGGGGAAGGCGAGCGCTTTGACCCCCGGTACCACGAGGCCATCGGCCTCCTGCCCGGGGAGCCCGGCAAGGTGGCCCGGGTCTTCCAGCGGGGCTTCCGCCTGGGGGAGGCCCTGGTGCGCCCGGCCCGGGTGGCGGTGGGCGAGGAGA carries:
- the gprE gene encoding nucleotide exchange factor GrpE encodes the protein MEERKESALEQDLQAMEKEAEALESRLQAAEEELKRFKDQYLRLLADFDNYRKRMEEELRLREREGVLKAVRALLPILDDLERALEFAEARPESILQGVKAVREGFFRILAGLGVEEVPGEGERFDPRYHEAIGLLPGEPGKVARVFQRGFRLGEALVRPARVAVGEEKSPEAEGVE
- the dnaK gene encoding molecular chaperone DnaK; the protein is MAKAVGIDLGTTNSVIAVMEGGKPVVLENAEGERVTPSVVAFRDGETLVGRMAKRQAVLNPEGTIFEIKRFIGRRWEEVQEEAKRVPYKVVPGPDGGVRVEVKGKLYTPEEISAMILRKLVEDASKKLGERITKAVITVPAYFNNAQREATANAGRIAGLEVLRIINEPTAAALAYGLDKKGNETVLVFDLGGGTFDVTILEIGEGVFEVKATSGDTHLGGSDMDHAIVNWVAEEFKKEYGVDLRADRQALQRLIEAAEKAKIELSSMTETTISLPFIALDPASKTPLHLEKKLTRAKFEELIEPLLKRLRGPVEQALKDAGLSPNQIDEVILVGGATRVPAVQRVVKELLGKEPNRSVNPDEVVAMGAAIQAGVLMGEVRDVVLLDVTPLSLGVETKGGVMTVLIPRNTTIPTRKCEIFTTAEHNQTAVEIHVLQGERPMAADNKSLGRFRLEGIPPMPAGVPQIEVCFDIDANGILHVTAREKSTGKEASITIQNTTTLSEEEIQRIIEEAKRHAEEDRRRKEHAELKNTLDSARVQAERVLSEKQGTPEAKARLEAAIQKAKELVERDAPDPELKAATEELLKAVEAYEKGATAASGKGPDDVIDADYKPAE